One window of the Actinomycetota bacterium genome contains the following:
- a CDS encoding S8 family serine peptidase yields the protein MRSSRIRRAVLAICVAAAGGAAVPAPAASVPASSEFVPGRVLVKFASGARPSQRRAALAAVGGVVERRIPVIGTSVVRLSAGAAVIAAARRLSSRAGVEYAEPDYVGHVALLPQDPCIGGCDSGRQWDVGAVNALGGWDVAPGRFFTQAQKRDTVPAPVKVAVLDTAIDTTMQDWINAEPGPISAAFDAANGGQIDTADAADHFVSAADRGGSAAYHGTFVAGILGAAANNAHGIAGFAYSAQIMPVEVVDGAGRTKASGLSEGILWAWEHGARVLNLSLGLTEYSQTVQAAIAAVTTGTDTRPGSLVVAAAGNNANDAPFYPAQMRGVLSVSAVDEADRPGTCTNHNASVGVAAPGVGIVSLDPRTPSGFSTGPCGTSTATPHVSALAALLFAQVPGRTPSEVSEIIKRNADDVNAVAYPGRDDYYGSGRVNFERALKDGIGPVVDRVAASFPRAVGGSSEVTATGTARSAVRPIQAVEWFLDLPGSPGSGFAAGQRLDAADGVFNSAVESLRGQILVPLNIPTGVHRLFVRAFDGVEWGACSVGPLIVDRTPPRLSAFEVTPVVVPVQEDAATITFDVSDDYAATATYSFTVVRDLVGTNEVVYQSAPVTVSLPASAVAYWNPQVTDVGSYTIQLTVGDEAGNPARGMVSTVVL from the coding sequence ATGCGTAGCAGCAGGATTCGACGGGCCGTCCTCGCGATCTGTGTCGCAGCGGCAGGGGGGGCTGCCGTGCCCGCGCCGGCTGCGTCCGTCCCTGCGTCGTCCGAGTTCGTTCCCGGTCGAGTGCTGGTGAAGTTCGCATCCGGCGCGCGCCCCTCACAACGCCGTGCGGCACTCGCTGCGGTCGGCGGTGTCGTCGAGCGCAGGATACCGGTGATCGGAACCTCGGTCGTCCGGCTTTCCGCGGGCGCGGCAGTCATCGCTGCCGCGCGACGCCTTTCCTCTCGCGCCGGAGTTGAGTACGCCGAGCCCGACTACGTCGGTCACGTGGCGCTGCTTCCGCAGGATCCGTGTATCGGGGGGTGCGATTCCGGTCGGCAGTGGGACGTCGGTGCCGTCAATGCGTTGGGGGGATGGGATGTCGCCCCGGGTCGCTTCTTCACCCAGGCCCAGAAGCGCGACACCGTTCCGGCTCCCGTCAAGGTCGCAGTCCTAGACACGGCCATCGATACCACGATGCAGGACTGGATCAACGCGGAACCCGGTCCCATCTCCGCAGCGTTCGACGCTGCCAACGGCGGCCAGATCGACACCGCCGATGCGGCTGATCACTTTGTTTCCGCGGCCGACCGTGGAGGCTCGGCCGCCTACCACGGCACCTTCGTTGCCGGAATTCTGGGCGCAGCCGCGAACAACGCACATGGAATTGCCGGGTTCGCCTACTCGGCGCAGATCATGCCGGTCGAGGTGGTAGACGGGGCGGGTCGAACGAAGGCCTCGGGGCTTTCCGAGGGCATCCTGTGGGCTTGGGAACACGGCGCGCGGGTGCTGAATCTTTCGCTCGGGTTGACCGAGTACTCGCAAACCGTCCAGGCAGCCATCGCGGCCGTGACCACCGGCACCGACACGCGTCCCGGATCTCTTGTGGTCGCTGCCGCCGGCAACAACGCGAACGACGCGCCTTTTTACCCGGCGCAGATGCGCGGCGTGCTTTCGGTCTCCGCCGTCGATGAGGCGGACCGGCCGGGGACGTGCACGAACCACAACGCTTCTGTGGGCGTGGCCGCCCCCGGGGTCGGCATCGTGTCGCTCGATCCGCGCACGCCGAGTGGGTTCTCGACGGGCCCGTGCGGCACCAGCACGGCCACGCCGCATGTCTCAGCCCTCGCGGCTTTGTTGTTTGCACAGGTTCCCGGCAGGACGCCGTCGGAGGTGTCCGAGATCATCAAGCGAAACGCCGACGACGTGAACGCCGTCGCATACCCGGGCCGCGACGACTACTACGGCTCCGGCAGGGTGAACTTCGAGCGAGCGTTGAAGGACGGCATCGGCCCCGTGGTAGACCGAGTCGCGGCGTCGTTTCCGCGTGCGGTCGGCGGCTCGAGCGAAGTGACGGCGACCGGGACGGCGCGCTCGGCCGTTCGTCCGATCCAAGCTGTTGAGTGGTTCCTGGACCTCCCCGGCTCGCCGGGCTCGGGGTTCGCCGCCGGGCAGCGCCTTGACGCAGCCGACGGCGTCTTCAACTCCGCGGTCGAGTCGTTGCGGGGACAAATCCTCGTGCCGCTCAACATTCCGACCGGGGTCCATCGCTTGTTCGTGCGAGCCTTCGACGGAGTCGAATGGGGAGCATGTTCCGTCGGGCCGCTGATCGTCGACCGCACGCCGCCCAGGCTGAGCGCGTTCGAGGTGACGCCCGTCGTCGTCCCGGTGCAGGAAGATGCGGCCACGATCACTTTCGATGTGTCCGACGACTACGCCGCGACGGCGACGTACTCGTTCACTGTTGTTCGTGACCTAGTCGGGACGAACGAAGTCGTCTATCAGTCGGCGCCCGTGACGGTCTCTCTTCCTGCGAGCGCAGTCGCGTACTGGAACCCACAAGTTACGGATGTCGGCAGCTACACCATCCAACTCACGGTCGGGGACGAGGCAGGAAACCCCGCCCGCGGGATGGTTTCGACGGTAGTGCTGTAG
- a CDS encoding DUF3105 domain-containing protein: MANKKARQGRRDTAKQQRAEHARRAARKQQVRKVVTLVIVVGALALGGIIVQGGNGGTKKVASLDTLAAAAGCSKLQSPPNQGREHLTSATTVDYNSNPPTSGTHSQSEANTGIHATPIPSELQVHNLEHGHVGIQYTDALPEAIRTKLEELTSKHDKYVFMAPRADMPYTLAFTAWTKLMTCEAPTDPVAVAAVAEKFRDVHEDQGPENNLPGTPN; the protein is encoded by the coding sequence GTGGCAAACAAGAAGGCCCGGCAAGGACGGCGCGACACGGCAAAGCAGCAGCGAGCAGAGCACGCACGGCGTGCGGCACGCAAGCAGCAGGTTCGCAAGGTTGTGACCCTGGTGATCGTCGTGGGGGCCCTGGCGCTCGGCGGGATCATCGTCCAAGGCGGTAATGGTGGAACTAAGAAAGTCGCCTCCCTGGACACACTCGCGGCTGCGGCCGGATGCTCGAAACTGCAGTCGCCGCCAAATCAAGGCCGCGAACATCTGACGAGCGCGACCACCGTCGACTACAACTCGAACCCTCCGACCTCAGGGACACACTCGCAGAGCGAGGCCAACACAGGAATCCACGCCACCCCGATTCCCAGCGAATTGCAGGTCCACAACCTCGAGCACGGACACGTCGGCATCCAATACACCGACGCCCTGCCGGAGGCGATTCGCACGAAGCTCGAGGAATTGACCAGCAAGCACGACAAGTACGTATTCATGGCACCGCGCGCGGACATGCCGTATACGCTCGCGTTCACCGCGTGGACCAAGCTGATGACCTGTGAGGCTCCGACGGACCCGGTGGCGGTGGCGGCGGTGGCGGAGAAGTTCCGGGACGTCCACGAGGATCAGGGGCCCGAGAACAACCTCCCGGGAACTCCGAACTAG
- a CDS encoding coenzyme F420-0:L-glutamate ligase — MSLEIFPVEGIPEITAGRDIGEIIAAWADLRAGDVVVVAQKIVSKSEGRLVPVDPARRDTERARLVERESVRLVARRGDLMIVQTRHGFVCANAGIDASNVPPGYVSLLPEDCDASAARIRARINDLTGLDVGVVVSDTFGRPWRTGLTNVALGVAGLSPLRDHRGETDVFGAQLHATVIAVADEIAGAAELVMGKSDGIPVAVVRGIATLGAGGHGRDLIRTPEQDLFPLGIIDD, encoded by the coding sequence ATGAGCCTTGAGATCTTCCCCGTCGAAGGAATTCCCGAGATCACAGCCGGCCGGGACATCGGCGAGATAATCGCCGCGTGGGCTGATCTTCGCGCCGGCGACGTCGTCGTCGTCGCGCAGAAGATCGTGTCGAAGTCCGAGGGGCGCTTGGTTCCGGTCGACCCCGCACGGCGCGACACCGAGCGCGCGCGCCTGGTTGAGCGGGAGTCCGTTCGCTTAGTGGCCCGGCGCGGCGACCTCATGATCGTGCAGACGCGGCACGGCTTCGTGTGCGCTAACGCCGGCATCGACGCGTCCAACGTTCCCCCAGGATACGTGAGCCTGCTCCCCGAGGATTGCGACGCGAGCGCCGCGCGCATCCGGGCACGCATCAATGATCTGACCGGGCTGGACGTCGGAGTCGTCGTGTCGGATACGTTCGGCCGTCCCTGGCGCACGGGGCTCACAAACGTCGCACTCGGCGTCGCCGGCCTTTCGCCGCTGCGCGACCACCGCGGCGAAACGGACGTCTTCGGGGCTCAGTTGCACGCTACGGTGATCGCAGTCGCCGACGAGATCGCCGGAGCCGCCGAGCTGGTCATGGGCAAGTCGGACGGCATCCCCGTCGCCGTCGTACGAGGTATCGCGACTCTCGGGGCGGGCGGGCACGGCCGGGACCTAATTCGGACGCCGGAGCAAGACCTGTTCCCCCTGGGGATCATCGATGATTGA
- the cofD gene encoding 2-phospho-L-lactate transferase, whose product MIVVLAGGLGAARFLRGLVRVVPAEEVCVIGNTGDDIDIYGVHVSPDLDIVTFMLAGILDEQRQFGIRDDTHVVMDELAATGHETWFGLGDRDFAMCTARTQWLACGVPLHEVTRRLARRFGIGVRILPMTDDPVQTRITVREQTGDETNLHFQEYWVRRRAADPVIGVRLDGAEGARPAPGVLEAIADAETILVAPSNPIVSIGTILSIPGIREALRDARAPVSGISPIVGGRVVRGMADKLMHAAGVEISATGVASLYADFLDAFVVDHCDEFQLEAIEALGVRGVATQTMMHTANDAAALAKVALGAPV is encoded by the coding sequence ATGATCGTCGTACTCGCCGGCGGCCTCGGCGCCGCACGTTTCCTGCGCGGACTGGTGCGCGTCGTGCCTGCCGAAGAAGTCTGCGTGATCGGCAATACCGGCGACGACATCGACATCTACGGGGTGCATGTCAGCCCAGACCTCGACATCGTGACGTTCATGCTCGCCGGCATCCTCGACGAACAGCGCCAATTCGGGATTCGCGACGACACGCACGTGGTGATGGACGAACTCGCTGCAACGGGGCACGAAACCTGGTTCGGGCTCGGCGACCGTGACTTCGCGATGTGCACGGCGCGCACCCAGTGGCTTGCGTGCGGCGTGCCGCTGCACGAGGTCACACGGCGACTCGCGCGGCGATTCGGGATCGGGGTACGGATCTTGCCGATGACCGACGACCCCGTCCAGACGCGCATTACCGTTCGAGAGCAGACGGGGGACGAGACCAACCTTCACTTCCAGGAGTACTGGGTTCGGCGGCGCGCGGCCGACCCCGTCATCGGTGTCCGGCTTGACGGCGCAGAGGGCGCGCGTCCGGCGCCGGGAGTACTCGAGGCGATCGCGGACGCGGAGACGATCTTGGTGGCACCCTCCAACCCCATCGTGTCCATCGGCACGATCTTGTCGATCCCGGGGATCCGAGAAGCGCTACGCGACGCGCGCGCGCCGGTGAGCGGAATCTCCCCCATCGTCGGCGGACGCGTGGTCCGAGGAATGGCAGACAAGCTGATGCACGCCGCCGGGGTCGAGATATCGGCAACCGGCGTCGCGTCTTTGTACGCGGACTTTCTCGATGCGTTCGTGGTGGATCACTGCGACGAGTTCCAACTTGAAGCCATCGAAGCACTCGGCGTGCGCGGGGTCGCAACGCAGACCATGATGCACACGGCAAACGATGCGGCCGCGCTCGCCAAGGTAGCTCTCGGGGCGCCGGTATGA
- a CDS encoding bifunctional FO biosynthesis protein CofGH, with protein sequence MPRSDRSPREGVAVHPSAFSGDLARALRRALRRAEEGKTLSLDEAEALLAARGEDLQRLCAVARRLRDAGFGRVVGYSRKVFIPLTRLCRDRCGYCTFATVPGEVSSPYLSLDEVAEVALAGRAAGCKEALFTLGDRPEDRWPQAKEWLESRGYDSTLEYVRAASVRVIEETGLLPHLNPGVMSWEEMARLKPVAASMGLMLETTSERLHRTPGLAHFGSPDKDPTARLRCIEDAGRLSIPFTTGILIGIGETLRERVESLFALRALSRTYGHIQEVIIQNFVAKSGTAMGCFPDADFDDMLATVAVARVVLGPRASVQAPPNLSDERFPELLDAGINDWGGISPVTPDHVNPEKPWPQIEHVRAQTETRGCELRERLTIYPPYATTPDPWIDGRMRRAVDALREGDGWARAGSVAEPIAWQAPDVAFVRPSGAGIAHVEDSEGATQELRRELRDDSTTVHGDWEVIEPQARTARPASTPTAVLSALSRAESGRAITNDDALALFDAEGDALDELCRIADDLRRETVGDVVTYVVNRNINFTNICYVGCRFCAFAQRREDPDAYFLTNDEIAARAQEAWDDGATEVCIQGGIHPDLPGDYYFGILRAIKQRVPQIHIHAFSPMEVLNGAARLGVSFAEWLAEAKTAGLDSIPGTAAEILDDEVRWVLTKGKLPAATWEDIVRASHLAGIPSSATIMYGHVDAPPQWVAHLRRIRALQEDTGGFTEFVPLPFVHQNAPIYLAGKARPGPTPYENLRMHAISRILLHGAVRNVQVSWVKLGVEGAKRMLQSGCNDFGGTLTEETISRMAGASNGIRIEPDEIHRAVREIGRIPARRTTLYDIITPVVAARV encoded by the coding sequence ATGCCGCGCTCCGATCGTTCTCCTCGAGAAGGTGTCGCAGTTCATCCGTCCGCGTTCTCGGGCGATCTCGCGCGCGCCCTTCGTCGCGCGCTGCGTAGGGCGGAGGAAGGCAAGACCTTGTCCCTCGACGAGGCCGAGGCGCTGCTGGCAGCCCGCGGCGAAGACCTGCAACGCCTCTGCGCGGTGGCCCGTCGGTTGCGCGACGCGGGTTTCGGTCGCGTTGTCGGCTATTCGCGCAAGGTATTCATCCCACTCACGCGTTTGTGCCGTGACCGCTGCGGGTACTGCACGTTCGCTACCGTCCCCGGAGAGGTTTCTTCGCCGTACCTTTCCCTGGATGAAGTGGCAGAGGTTGCACTAGCCGGGCGCGCGGCCGGATGCAAAGAGGCTCTGTTTACCCTCGGCGACCGCCCCGAGGATCGGTGGCCCCAAGCCAAGGAGTGGCTGGAGTCGCGCGGGTACGACTCCACGCTTGAGTACGTTCGTGCGGCCTCTGTTCGCGTGATCGAGGAGACCGGACTGCTCCCGCACCTCAACCCCGGCGTCATGTCGTGGGAAGAGATGGCGCGCCTGAAGCCGGTCGCCGCGTCGATGGGCCTGATGCTGGAAACCACCTCGGAGCGACTGCACCGCACGCCCGGACTGGCGCACTTCGGATCGCCCGACAAGGACCCCACTGCACGCTTGCGGTGCATCGAGGACGCCGGCCGGCTCTCAATCCCGTTCACCACCGGCATCCTGATCGGGATCGGGGAGACCCTGCGTGAGCGGGTCGAGTCGCTGTTTGCTCTGCGCGCGCTTTCTCGGACCTATGGGCACATCCAGGAAGTGATTATCCAGAACTTCGTGGCCAAGTCCGGAACCGCGATGGGATGTTTCCCCGACGCCGATTTCGACGACATGCTCGCTACGGTTGCCGTCGCGCGCGTTGTGCTCGGCCCGCGCGCGAGTGTGCAGGCTCCGCCCAACCTGTCCGACGAGCGTTTCCCGGAGCTGCTCGACGCCGGGATCAACGACTGGGGTGGGATTTCTCCGGTGACCCCCGATCACGTCAACCCGGAGAAACCCTGGCCGCAGATCGAGCACGTGCGCGCGCAGACCGAAACGCGCGGGTGCGAGTTGCGTGAGCGCCTGACGATCTACCCGCCGTACGCAACAACGCCGGATCCCTGGATCGACGGACGCATGCGGCGCGCGGTGGATGCGCTGCGAGAGGGCGACGGCTGGGCGCGCGCCGGAAGCGTCGCCGAACCCATCGCTTGGCAAGCTCCGGACGTCGCGTTCGTTCGTCCGTCCGGCGCGGGTATTGCTCACGTCGAGGACTCCGAAGGGGCGACGCAGGAACTTCGGCGTGAGTTGCGCGACGACAGCACGACCGTGCACGGGGACTGGGAAGTCATCGAGCCGCAGGCAAGAACCGCACGTCCGGCTAGCACGCCGACGGCGGTGCTGTCCGCGCTGTCGCGAGCGGAGTCCGGGCGCGCGATCACCAACGACGATGCGCTGGCCCTGTTTGACGCCGAGGGCGATGCGCTCGACGAGCTATGCCGGATTGCTGACGATCTGCGCCGCGAGACCGTCGGAGATGTGGTGACGTACGTGGTGAACCGCAACATTAACTTCACCAACATTTGCTACGTGGGGTGTCGGTTCTGCGCGTTTGCGCAGCGGCGGGAAGACCCCGACGCGTACTTTCTCACCAACGATGAGATCGCCGCGCGCGCCCAAGAAGCGTGGGACGACGGCGCGACCGAGGTTTGCATCCAGGGCGGTATCCATCCCGACCTGCCCGGCGATTACTACTTCGGTATCTTGCGCGCGATCAAGCAGCGGGTTCCTCAGATCCACATCCATGCTTTTAGTCCCATGGAGGTCCTCAACGGCGCGGCGCGGCTGGGTGTTTCCTTTGCCGAGTGGCTGGCCGAGGCGAAGACCGCGGGACTGGACTCGATCCCTGGGACGGCGGCAGAGATCCTGGACGACGAGGTGCGCTGGGTGCTCACCAAGGGCAAGCTTCCGGCGGCAACGTGGGAGGACATCGTGCGCGCGTCCCACCTTGCGGGGATCCCGAGTTCGGCGACCATCATGTACGGACACGTCGATGCCCCGCCGCAGTGGGTCGCACATCTTCGCCGGATCCGAGCACTGCAAGAGGACACCGGCGGATTCACCGAGTTCGTTCCCTTGCCGTTTGTTCATCAGAACGCGCCCATTTATCTCGCGGGCAAAGCGCGTCCCGGCCCGACGCCGTACGAGAACCTTCGCATGCACGCGATCTCGCGCATTCTTCTTCACGGCGCCGTGCGCAACGTTCAGGTGTCGTGGGTGAAACTCGGCGTCGAGGGCGCGAAGCGGATGCTTCAGTCGGGCTGCAACGACTTCGGGGGAACCCTGACCGAAGAGACGATCAGTCGGATGGCCGGCGCATCGAACGGCATCCGCATTGAGCCCGATGAGATCCACCGGGCTGTGCGCGAGATCGGGCGGATCCCGGCCCGTCGAACGACCCTGTACGACATCATCACTCCGGTGGTGGCCGCTCGTGTCTGA
- a CDS encoding WhiB family transcriptional regulator — translation MRHARKGEDVQRFADDDRLPWQEQALCAYVDPDVFFPEKGGSSREAKRICAQCTVQEDCLEYALVNDERFGIWGGLSERERRRLKRLTA, via the coding sequence ATTCGTCATGCGCGCAAGGGGGAGGATGTGCAACGGTTCGCAGACGACGACCGGCTGCCATGGCAAGAACAGGCGCTGTGTGCGTACGTCGATCCGGACGTCTTCTTTCCCGAGAAGGGTGGTTCCTCGCGCGAAGCGAAGCGGATCTGTGCGCAGTGCACGGTGCAAGAGGACTGTCTCGAGTACGCGCTCGTGAACGACGAGCGTTTTGGGATCTGGGGCGGGCTGTCCGAGCGTGAACGTCGGCGCCTGAAGCGGCTCACTGCCTAA
- a CDS encoding glycosyltransferase family 2 protein has protein sequence MIRSRALMEFPDRPSVLVLLVATDGARWLPEALRGLRAQKHRPIDIVAVDNASTDATAQILTKALGARRVVKLERRAGYGRALAVALKTATDRKLVADVFLLVHDDAELAPGALSAMIEAMRADGVGVVGAKLLEWTESGLLQDIGQTADRYGRYVPRVERGELDQGQHDGIHEVLYVTSAAMLISADVVESVGLFDPRYAVLRDDFDFCWRARLAGYRTVVTTTASARHASATMRNLRATAASNRIRYFSERNMIATLIKNYGGWHLALAVPMTLAISLMNVVLFLITGRRASAIQVLEALEWNVVHLPSTLRARRRAQRARRVRDSEITRWMHHGATRLRSQFEHAIEVVVGDVDAGSEDDFDKPPPRLIDRARAHPGLALGALTAIVVALGARTLLFSGGIAGADFAPFPMKAGEFFSEYWSGWRGAGYGGAAPASPGLVILGLLTIVCARSAWLAQRVLVLGLPAIGVSAMFRLAYAVGLGPTGRRVAMLAYAVSPLLMGAFGAGRLGDLVLIAAAPGILLVLARAAGLAPSKGWRPAAAAVAGVALATSLSPWTLVFTFGAAVVFSVVVRERARDVLALGATAVIGALVLLFPWSIELFRAGSPLGAGGADPQARMLDILVLSPGVVRPLPLAIAAGLTVAGFLGFLMAPAERRAPARILGALVVTAMLLGWMVVRGVPWIAPRATLPLVGASVALALLAGMGIEAAARLGARQFGAAHVAVGVAGALLLFQAVVSAGWIASGWHPGLVRSETLVPSFIAAEEQSYGAFRVLWVSGTASSPRVALSGARGTTMLSYLVRPAGAGDAALRRAVAAIAGGSTESGGRLLATLGVRYVIVRPEVGARLGDAFASQVDLAFSQRFADSTVYVNRVGVPIAAGISAPGWVLAGAAGLDAAAGAESVPGVGAGFARRADSRYAGSTAKTAREVVIAEDYSPKWRLRVDGKELRPERSFGWASRFEVASAHKDIEIVWTGQRRHRLVISIQLGILLLFAAWWSQRAARERGER, from the coding sequence GTGATACGCTCCCGCGCGCTCATGGAGTTCCCTGATCGCCCCTCCGTACTCGTGCTGCTGGTTGCGACCGACGGAGCGCGGTGGCTGCCTGAGGCCTTGCGTGGGCTGCGAGCCCAAAAGCACAGACCCATCGACATCGTTGCGGTGGATAACGCCTCTACGGATGCCACAGCTCAGATCCTGACGAAGGCGCTCGGCGCGCGCCGGGTCGTGAAGCTGGAACGCAGGGCCGGCTACGGTCGGGCGCTCGCCGTGGCACTAAAGACCGCGACCGACCGCAAGCTTGTTGCCGACGTGTTCCTTCTGGTTCACGACGACGCGGAACTCGCGCCGGGCGCGCTGTCGGCGATGATCGAGGCGATGCGCGCCGACGGTGTCGGTGTCGTCGGCGCGAAGTTGCTCGAATGGACCGAGTCCGGACTGCTCCAAGATATTGGGCAGACTGCCGACCGTTACGGCCGTTATGTTCCGCGAGTCGAGCGCGGGGAGTTGGACCAAGGTCAGCACGATGGGATCCACGAGGTCTTGTACGTGACGAGCGCGGCGATGCTGATTTCCGCCGATGTCGTCGAGTCCGTGGGCTTGTTCGACCCGCGGTATGCGGTTCTGCGTGACGACTTCGACTTCTGTTGGCGCGCTCGTCTTGCCGGCTATCGGACGGTCGTGACGACGACCGCTTCCGCGCGCCACGCATCGGCGACGATGCGCAACCTACGAGCGACGGCGGCGAGTAACCGCATCCGGTACTTCTCCGAGCGCAACATGATCGCAACGCTCATCAAGAACTACGGAGGGTGGCACCTTGCCCTGGCGGTTCCGATGACGTTGGCGATCTCACTGATGAACGTGGTGTTGTTCCTCATCACCGGTAGGCGCGCGTCGGCGATTCAGGTTCTTGAGGCGCTCGAGTGGAACGTGGTGCATTTGCCGTCGACGCTGCGTGCTCGCCGCCGCGCTCAGCGCGCGCGCAGGGTGAGGGATTCGGAGATCACGCGCTGGATGCACCACGGCGCGACGCGTCTTCGCTCGCAGTTTGAGCACGCTATCGAGGTAGTTGTCGGCGATGTGGACGCGGGAAGTGAGGACGACTTCGACAAGCCGCCGCCTCGGCTGATCGACAGAGCGCGCGCACACCCTGGTCTCGCTCTTGGAGCACTGACTGCGATAGTGGTCGCGCTCGGCGCCCGCACGTTGTTGTTTTCCGGCGGCATAGCCGGTGCGGATTTTGCGCCGTTTCCCATGAAGGCCGGCGAGTTCTTCTCGGAGTACTGGTCGGGCTGGCGCGGCGCCGGTTACGGCGGTGCGGCCCCTGCCTCGCCGGGGCTGGTGATCTTGGGGCTTTTGACTATCGTCTGCGCGCGAAGCGCGTGGCTTGCCCAGCGCGTGTTGGTCCTTGGCCTGCCGGCGATCGGCGTGTCGGCGATGTTCCGGCTGGCGTACGCCGTTGGTCTGGGTCCTACGGGGCGGCGAGTCGCAATGCTCGCCTACGCGGTGTCTCCTTTGTTGATGGGGGCGTTCGGTGCGGGGCGACTGGGGGACCTAGTTCTGATTGCCGCAGCGCCGGGAATCCTGTTGGTGTTGGCGCGCGCCGCGGGACTCGCTCCAAGCAAGGGGTGGCGACCGGCTGCTGCGGCCGTTGCCGGTGTCGCCCTCGCAACTTCGCTGTCGCCGTGGACACTCGTCTTCACTTTCGGGGCAGCCGTGGTGTTCTCGGTGGTCGTACGGGAGCGCGCCCGGGACGTCCTGGCGCTGGGCGCAACGGCTGTCATCGGCGCGCTGGTGCTGCTGTTTCCTTGGAGCATTGAGTTGTTCCGGGCAGGTTCACCGCTCGGCGCCGGCGGTGCGGATCCGCAGGCCCGCATGCTCGACATTCTGGTGTTGTCTCCGGGGGTGGTGCGCCCCTTGCCACTGGCCATCGCGGCGGGGCTGACTGTCGCGGGTTTCCTCGGGTTCTTGATGGCTCCCGCTGAGCGCAGAGCCCCTGCACGGATTCTCGGCGCGCTTGTCGTGACGGCGATGCTGCTCGGGTGGATGGTTGTTCGAGGCGTCCCGTGGATCGCGCCCCGGGCCACGCTGCCGCTTGTGGGGGCGTCTGTTGCGTTGGCCCTGCTGGCAGGCATGGGCATCGAGGCGGCCGCGCGTTTGGGCGCCCGCCAGTTCGGAGCCGCGCATGTCGCAGTTGGGGTGGCTGGTGCCTTGCTGCTGTTCCAAGCGGTCGTGTCTGCGGGCTGGATCGCGTCCGGGTGGCATCCCGGACTCGTGCGGTCCGAGACGTTGGTGCCATCGTTCATTGCTGCCGAGGAGCAGTCGTATGGCGCCTTCCGGGTCCTGTGGGTCTCCGGAACGGCGTCGTCGCCGCGGGTGGCGTTGAGCGGGGCTCGGGGCACGACGATGCTCTCGTACCTTGTTCGTCCTGCGGGAGCGGGCGACGCGGCTTTGCGGCGCGCGGTTGCTGCGATCGCCGGAGGATCTACCGAGTCCGGCGGAAGGCTGCTAGCCACTCTGGGGGTCCGGTATGTGATCGTTCGTCCTGAGGTGGGCGCGCGCCTCGGAGACGCATTCGCGAGCCAAGTGGATCTTGCCTTCTCTCAGCGGTTCGCGGATTCGACGGTGTACGTCAACCGCGTCGGCGTCCCCATCGCTGCGGGGATCTCGGCGCCGGGATGGGTTCTCGCCGGCGCCGCCGGCTTGGATGCCGCAGCCGGCGCCGAGTCCGTGCCCGGCGTCGGGGCGGGGTTCGCTCGCCGCGCTGACAGCAGGTACGCCGGATCGACGGCGAAGACAGCGCGCGAGGTCGTGATCGCGGAGGACTACTCGCCGAAGTGGCGCTTGCGGGTGGACGGAAAGGAACTCCGTCCCGAGCGATCTTTCGGATGGGCATCGCGGTTTGAGGTCGCATCCGCGCACAAAGACATCGAGATCGTGTGGACGGGCCAGCGCCGGCATCGACTCGTGATTTCGATTCAGCTCGGGATTCTGCTGCTGTTTGCGGCGTGGTGGTCGCAGCGTGCGGCTCGGGAGCGGGGGGAGCGATGA